In one window of Massilibacterium senegalense DNA:
- a CDS encoding RNA-binding S4 domain-containing protein, which produces MRLDKFLKVSRLIKRRTLAKEMAEKGRIMINDQVAKPSSVVKVGDELTVRYGNRIAVVKINELKETVRKEEANDMYTVIKEERIAENPEGLF; this is translated from the coding sequence ATGCGATTAGATAAATTTTTAAAAGTATCTCGTTTAATTAAACGGAGAACACTAGCAAAAGAAATGGCGGAAAAGGGCAGAATTATGATTAACGACCAAGTGGCAAAACCAAGTTCTGTCGTAAAAGTAGGCGACGAGCTTACTGTTCGATACGGAAATCGAATCGCCGTAGTGAAAATTAATGAATTAAAAGAAACGGTTCGGAAAGAAGAAGCAAATGATATGTATACAGTAATAAAAGAAGAGCGAATTGCAGAAAATCCAGAGGGCTTGTTCTAA
- the yabP gene encoding sporulation protein YabP has product MRELVHDMSLKGRKEMDITGVKHVESFDHQAFHLETILGFLIIEGENLQMVNVDVDEGVVSLKGKINRFMYVSPEQKGKAKGVFSKLFR; this is encoded by the coding sequence ATGCGAGAACTCGTACACGATATGTCGCTAAAAGGAAGAAAAGAGATGGACATTACAGGAGTGAAACACGTAGAAAGTTTTGACCATCAAGCGTTTCATTTAGAAACCATTCTGGGTTTTTTAATCATTGAGGGAGAGAATTTACAAATGGTCAATGTCGATGTGGATGAGGGGGTTGTATCGCTAAAAGGAAAAATCAATCGCTTTATGTATGTAAGCCCGGAGCAGAAAGGAAAAGCTAAAGGTGTCTTTAGCAAGTTATTTCGATGA
- the yabQ gene encoding spore cortex biosynthesis protein YabQ has protein sequence MSLYLQFESMLAIFILGILFGCCFDTYLRLVRKYKRNRIRIFISDIFFFIGYGFLFFYLIYLVNEGTVRFYMFLANLLGFSVYQVLLQKYFLNFLEFSLRFMLKLYMIVRKLLQFFFIEPIRYILKLLVLFVMIMCKVILFLLRPVQFLLYHSIWKHLPFSFRDKTQKWIQMLPEKKNEWLHWLKQ, from the coding sequence ATGAGCCTTTATTTACAATTCGAATCGATGCTTGCTATTTTTATTCTCGGCATCCTATTTGGTTGTTGCTTTGATACATATTTACGCCTCGTACGGAAATATAAACGAAACCGAATACGTATATTTATAAGTGATATCTTCTTTTTTATCGGATATGGTTTTCTTTTTTTTTATCTCATTTATTTAGTCAATGAAGGTACTGTTCGTTTCTATATGTTTTTAGCCAATCTTCTCGGCTTTTCCGTCTACCAAGTACTGTTACAAAAATATTTTTTGAATTTTTTAGAATTTTCCCTTCGTTTTATGTTAAAATTGTATATGATAGTAAGGAAACTATTACAGTTCTTTTTTATAGAACCGATTCGATATATATTGAAACTTCTTGTACTCTTCGTTATGATTATGTGTAAAGTCATCTTGTTTTTGTTGCGCCCCGTTCAATTTCTTTTGTATCATTCCATTTGGAAGCACTTACCGTTCTCTTTTCGAGATAAGACGCAAAAATGGATACAAATGCTTCCAGAAAAAAAGAATGAATGGTTACATTGGTTAAAACAGTAA
- a CDS encoding FtsB family cell division protein — protein MHSTQRKISIPSNESIQYGTPTQREITKKRRVQKKRVALIQRLVFFAVISICSIGFLTVQLINQELAISKKEEQKVKLEQQKQELKEEEKQLKQEVKNLHDKEYIGEIARRDFYLSKPNETLFKVQEDNTSN, from the coding sequence TTGCATTCTACACAAAGAAAGATATCAATTCCCAGTAATGAAAGCATTCAATACGGAACACCCACCCAACGAGAAATTACGAAAAAACGACGCGTTCAAAAAAAGCGAGTTGCCCTTATTCAGCGGCTTGTTTTCTTTGCCGTTATTAGTATTTGCTCTATTGGGTTTTTAACAGTACAATTAATAAACCAAGAATTAGCGATTTCTAAAAAAGAAGAACAAAAAGTAAAATTAGAACAACAAAAACAAGAATTAAAAGAAGAAGAGAAACAATTAAAACAAGAAGTAAAAAATTTGCATGACAAAGAATATATTGGTGAAATCGCGAGACGTGACTTCTATTTATCGAAGCCTAACGAAACACTTTTTAAAGTGCAAGAAGATAATACGTCAAATTAG
- a CDS encoding S1 domain-containing RNA-binding protein, which translates to MSIEVGSKLQGKVTGITNFGAFVELPGGSTGLVHISEVADNYVKDINDFLKVGDVVEVKVINIESNGKIGLSIKQAKDRPERPEREERRPRPRGNNNQRRNKTESLSFEDKLNNFLKASEERQASLKRHVEKRNGRSR; encoded by the coding sequence ATGTCGATTGAGGTAGGCAGCAAGTTACAAGGAAAGGTTACTGGTATTACAAACTTTGGAGCATTTGTCGAGCTGCCAGGAGGTTCCACTGGCCTTGTTCATATTAGTGAAGTAGCAGACAATTATGTAAAAGACATCAACGACTTTTTAAAAGTCGGCGACGTTGTAGAAGTAAAAGTAATTAACATTGAATCAAACGGTAAAATTGGTTTATCTATTAAACAAGCAAAAGACCGTCCAGAACGCCCAGAGCGTGAAGAAAGAAGACCACGCCCTCGTGGAAATAACAATCAACGTCGCAATAAGACAGAATCCCTTTCTTTTGAAGATAAGCTAAACAACTTCTTAAAAGCAAGTGAAGAACGTCAAGCGTCGTTAAAACGTCATGTAGAAAAACGTAACGGACGCAGTCGTTAA
- the spoIIE gene encoding stage II sporulation protein E has product MIGKLERGWNQVMKAEGIALKTRDVYGSMKEKMDTFIHKVLLNPTMIMIAFAFLLGRAVMLDEMTPFGLPFFATIYMLKRKKSILVILAMLVGSVSNIPFHSVYLLVGVFFFFLFEKIYGVTSETWTKRLPIAVLSASVASRFALLIGMDKGIAWLDVALVTVEGLLVGLLTLIFIHSLPQLYIQKRKQPLRTEEVISFLILLASIMTGTIGWFVFDLSVENILARYIVLLFAFVSGAAMGSTVGVVIGLILGFSNINNLYQLSLLAFSGLLGGLLREGKKIGVTFGLFIGTLLIGLYSAPFEQVNQMVSETLVSIALFLLTPRQVTNKLASYIPGTQEYASEEQQYLRKLRDVTAHRIEQFSTLFHTLSNSFKDPVLFQDESKQTREVDLFLSNITEKTCQTCFRKKYCWSTHFNTTYDFMKNIMMECEKTQSKSLPPSLSREWEKHCVKPAKVIQMVEDEISYYRMNQDLKKQVLESRRLVSEQLKGISQVMENFAEEIKRERANLYEQEEEIIEMFEHHGIDIEHLEIYCAQKGNIDVEITMYEDGFGIAEKIIAPMLSDLFDETIEIKREERKNESDLYTFSLGSTQAFVLETGIASAAKGGGFISGDSHSTIEIGTGKIALAISDGMGNGERAHAESHETIQLLQKILQSGIDEQIAIQSVNSILSLRTTDEIFSTLDLVMVDLQKATAKFLKVGSSPSFIKRGQTVNMVTSGNLPIGIFNEVDVDVETEQLKAGDLLIMMSDGVYDAPKFAANKDIWLKRKIREMKTNDPQEVADLIMEEVIRSQSGQIADDMTIVVAKIKRNIPKWAAIPAYQAPTYRKKRVSSL; this is encoded by the coding sequence ATGATCGGTAAGCTAGAACGTGGGTGGAATCAAGTGATGAAGGCGGAAGGGATTGCATTAAAAACGAGAGATGTGTATGGATCGATGAAGGAAAAAATGGATACGTTTATTCATAAAGTTCTCTTAAACCCGACGATGATAATGATTGCTTTTGCGTTTTTGCTTGGACGAGCAGTAATGTTAGATGAAATGACACCATTTGGTCTTCCTTTTTTTGCGACGATTTATATGTTAAAACGGAAAAAAAGTATTCTTGTCATTTTAGCGATGTTAGTAGGGTCCGTATCGAATATTCCATTTCATAGTGTGTACTTATTAGTTGGGGTCTTTTTCTTTTTCCTATTTGAAAAAATATACGGCGTTACGAGCGAAACGTGGACAAAACGATTGCCTATCGCTGTATTGAGTGCAAGTGTAGCTAGTCGTTTCGCTTTATTAATCGGGATGGATAAAGGGATTGCCTGGTTGGATGTGGCGCTGGTTACCGTTGAAGGATTGCTTGTTGGATTGTTAACATTGATTTTCATTCATAGCTTACCGCAACTGTATATTCAAAAACGAAAACAACCGCTTCGAACGGAGGAAGTGATTAGCTTTTTAATTTTATTAGCTTCGATTATGACCGGTACTATAGGCTGGTTTGTGTTTGATTTATCGGTTGAAAATATTTTAGCGCGTTATATCGTTTTATTGTTTGCTTTTGTTAGCGGAGCGGCGATGGGTTCGACCGTCGGAGTAGTCATCGGTTTAATTTTAGGTTTTTCCAATATTAATAACTTATATCAATTAAGTTTACTGGCGTTTTCCGGGCTTTTGGGTGGTTTATTACGGGAAGGGAAAAAAATTGGTGTTACGTTCGGTTTATTTATCGGTACGCTTTTAATCGGGCTTTATAGTGCTCCATTTGAACAGGTGAACCAGATGGTATCCGAGACGTTAGTCAGTATTGCACTTTTCTTATTGACACCGCGTCAAGTCACGAATAAATTAGCAAGTTATATTCCCGGTACACAAGAATATGCTTCTGAAGAACAACAGTATTTGCGAAAATTACGAGACGTGACAGCACATCGAATTGAACAGTTTTCTACGTTGTTTCATACGCTTTCGAATAGTTTTAAAGATCCTGTTTTATTTCAAGATGAATCGAAACAAACGCGCGAAGTAGATTTATTTTTAAGCAATATTACTGAAAAAACGTGTCAAACATGTTTCCGAAAAAAATATTGCTGGTCCACTCATTTCAATACAACATATGATTTCATGAAAAACATTATGATGGAATGTGAAAAAACACAATCGAAAAGTTTACCACCATCGTTGTCGCGTGAGTGGGAAAAGCATTGTGTGAAACCAGCAAAAGTCATTCAAATGGTAGAAGATGAAATTTCGTATTATCGGATGAACCAAGATTTAAAAAAGCAGGTGTTAGAAAGTAGAAGGTTAGTGTCTGAGCAATTAAAAGGAATTTCGCAAGTAATGGAAAACTTCGCAGAAGAAATTAAACGAGAGCGGGCCAATTTATATGAACAAGAAGAAGAAATTATTGAAATGTTTGAACATCACGGCATTGATATTGAACATTTAGAAATTTATTGTGCCCAAAAAGGAAATATTGATGTTGAAATTACGATGTATGAAGACGGCTTCGGTATTGCAGAAAAAATTATTGCGCCGATGTTATCGGATTTATTTGATGAAACAATTGAAATAAAACGAGAAGAACGTAAAAATGAAAGTGATTTATATACGTTCTCTCTTGGGTCGACACAAGCATTTGTGTTAGAAACAGGCATTGCTTCTGCAGCAAAAGGTGGCGGTTTTATTTCGGGGGATAGTCATTCGACGATTGAAATAGGCACAGGAAAAATTGCTTTAGCCATTAGTGATGGAATGGGGAATGGAGAACGAGCGCATGCAGAAAGCCATGAAACAATTCAATTGTTACAAAAAATATTACAATCGGGCATTGATGAACAAATTGCGATTCAATCGGTGAATTCCATTTTATCGTTACGGACGACCGATGAAATTTTCTCGACGCTGGATTTAGTGATGGTCGATTTACAAAAGGCAACGGCGAAGTTTTTAAAAGTCGGCTCATCGCCTAGTTTTATTAAACGAGGGCAAACAGTTAATATGGTGACCTCTGGTAATTTACCAATTGGTATTTTTAACGAAGTCGATGTGGATGTAGAAACGGAACAATTAAAAGCGGGTGATTTACTCATTATGATGAGCGACGGAGTGTACGATGCACCGAAGTTTGCGGCGAATAAAGATATATGGTTAAAACGAAAAATTCGAGAAATGAAAACGAACGATCCGCAAGAAGTGGCTGATTTAATAATGGAAGAGGTTATTCGCTCGCAATCCGGGCAAATTGCAGATGATATGACGATTGTTGTAGCAAAAATTAAACGAAATATTCCGAAGTGGGCAGCAATTCCGGCGTACCAAGCACCAACCTATAGAAAAAAACGTGTATCATCGTTATAA
- a CDS encoding vWA domain-containing protein — MHKGVIKQILLLTDGCSNRGEDPVAMAALAYQQGITVNVIGIIQKNHMESRAAEEIAQIAEAGGGVCQVVYTNELPQTVQMVTRQAMTQTIQGVVNRELKNILETNDTLETLSPEKRMKVMEVVDDLSETLDLEICILVDASASMTKKLAKVKEALVDLSISLSSRMGNHRFSLTIFPGKRSDTEEIFSWTDDAKKIENWFQKLVPQGLTPTGPALKHALLQFSSLKRWADDEYIEEQGW; from the coding sequence GTGCATAAAGGTGTTATCAAACAAATTTTATTGCTAACAGATGGATGCTCAAATCGTGGGGAAGATCCAGTTGCAATGGCGGCACTTGCGTATCAACAAGGAATTACGGTAAATGTCATTGGGATTATTCAAAAAAACCATATGGAAAGTCGTGCGGCAGAGGAAATTGCCCAAATTGCAGAAGCGGGGGGTGGAGTGTGTCAAGTCGTATATACGAATGAATTGCCACAAACGGTACAAATGGTTACTCGGCAAGCAATGACACAAACGATTCAAGGGGTGGTCAATCGAGAATTAAAAAATATTTTAGAAACAAATGATACGCTCGAAACGTTATCGCCAGAAAAACGGATGAAAGTAATGGAAGTCGTCGACGATTTAAGTGAAACACTTGATTTGGAAATTTGTATTTTAGTCGATGCAAGTGCGAGTATGACGAAAAAATTAGCAAAAGTAAAAGAAGCGCTCGTTGATTTATCGATTAGCCTTTCCTCGCGTATGGGGAATCATCGTTTTTCGTTAACGATATTTCCCGGGAAAAGGTCAGATACGGAAGAAATATTTTCATGGACGGATGATGCAAAAAAAATTGAAAATTGGTTTCAAAAATTAGTACCGCAAGGGTTAACACCAACAGGACCTGCATTAAAACATGCCCTTTTACAATTTTCTTCGTTGAAAAGGTGGGCAGATGATGAATACATCGAAGAGCAAGGTTGGTAA
- a CDS encoding protein kinase domain-containing protein, translating to MNTSKSKVGKFQYGQKVVGKWHRNEYVVLKKLGQGATGVVYLVRKGPKKMAMKVSEQFSSLTSEVNMLKELMQVQRRSLGPYLLDIDNNDSFHFYCMEYIEGYPLSEWFQTRGSAWLEVCLPSLLNGLYDLHERGYIFGDLKPENIMMTASPPYDVRFIDPGGVSRIGRSVKEFTEFYDRGYWGCGLRIADEKYDIFAVAMIVIYSKTGRYIHRGKHPKKQLLQEIETNSSLTPYKHILKKATLGKYADVLEMKREFLLLHTKQKKRKHGHSFVKKCLFSLFIATSIYALYIGWV from the coding sequence ATGAATACATCGAAGAGCAAGGTTGGTAAGTTCCAGTATGGTCAAAAAGTGGTTGGAAAGTGGCATCGGAATGAATATGTTGTTCTTAAAAAGCTAGGTCAAGGGGCGACGGGGGTGGTTTATTTAGTACGAAAAGGTCCAAAGAAAATGGCGATGAAAGTAAGTGAACAGTTTTCTAGTCTCACGTCTGAAGTCAATATGCTGAAAGAATTAATGCAGGTCCAAAGGCGTAGCCTTGGACCTTATTTGCTTGATATCGATAACAATGATTCCTTTCATTTTTATTGTATGGAATATATTGAAGGGTATCCACTAAGTGAATGGTTTCAAACGAGAGGCAGTGCCTGGCTCGAGGTGTGCCTACCTTCTTTATTAAATGGATTGTACGATTTACATGAGCGAGGGTACATATTTGGCGATTTAAAACCAGAAAATATTATGATGACCGCGTCCCCGCCATACGATGTTCGATTCATTGACCCAGGAGGAGTGAGTCGAATCGGACGGTCGGTGAAAGAATTTACGGAATTTTACGATCGCGGTTATTGGGGGTGTGGATTGCGTATTGCGGATGAAAAATATGATATATTTGCAGTAGCTATGATTGTGATTTATAGTAAAACAGGTCGCTATATACATAGAGGGAAACATCCTAAAAAACAATTATTACAGGAAATTGAAACAAATTCATCCCTTACACCGTATAAACATATATTAAAAAAAGCAACATTAGGAAAGTATGCAGACGTACTCGAAATGAAAAGAGAGTTTCTTTTGTTGCATACGAAACAAAAGAAACGAAAGCATGGACATTCGTTCGTAAAAAAATGCTTGTTTTCTCTATTCATCGCTACAAGTATATATGCGCTATATATCGGATGGGTGTAA
- the tilS gene encoding tRNA lysidine(34) synthetase TilS codes for MQREVLAFIEKHQLLKNGATIVVGVSGGPDSMALLHFLQTLQSRLQLMLVVAHVDHQFRGETSYGDYQFVEQYAKEQQLIFEGTRIDVTSYAKVMKKTSQVAARECRYQFFQDIMEKYSADYLALAHHGDDQMETMLMRQTLAGFGESLCGIPVRRPFCTGEIIRPFLCVSKATIEQYCTMQHLPVRRDESNEKDDYVRNRFRHTVLPFLHNENPAVHERYQFLSEACFDDEQYIKMQAKKALETIIHTKTEHTIIFNIAPFLTLPKSLQRRVIHLILNYLYHESQFISFVHIEQLLQLVQKKGPAKEIHLPMGLLIQISYDRCICSFQQPTEASSYRYELKETEELSLEVGTITAQYKEMIEEDKGTSICYVPRSFYSFPFYVRSRKQGDRMALPNGGTKKIKDLFIDAKMTRYERDRWPLVTDSKDRIIWVPNVKHSSLLNVKEEEKGFIMLKFKEV; via the coding sequence GTGCAAAGGGAAGTGCTAGCTTTTATCGAAAAACATCAGCTTCTAAAAAACGGAGCAACTATCGTCGTTGGAGTATCTGGGGGACCGGACTCTATGGCGCTTCTTCATTTTTTACAAACGTTACAATCCCGTCTACAACTTATGTTAGTGGTAGCTCATGTCGATCATCAATTTCGCGGGGAAACGTCTTATGGTGACTATCAATTTGTCGAACAATATGCGAAAGAACAGCAATTGATATTTGAAGGAACACGGATAGACGTGACGAGTTATGCCAAAGTGATGAAAAAAACATCGCAAGTAGCCGCGAGAGAATGCCGGTATCAATTTTTTCAAGATATTATGGAAAAATATTCCGCTGATTATTTGGCATTAGCCCACCACGGAGATGATCAAATGGAAACGATGCTGATGCGTCAAACATTAGCGGGTTTTGGCGAAAGCTTATGTGGAATCCCAGTGCGACGTCCGTTTTGTACAGGAGAAATTATTCGTCCGTTTTTATGCGTTTCTAAAGCAACTATTGAACAGTATTGTACAATGCAACATCTCCCCGTACGAAGAGATGAGTCGAATGAAAAAGATGATTATGTAAGAAATCGGTTTAGACATACTGTCTTGCCATTTTTACATAACGAAAATCCAGCTGTTCACGAACGATATCAATTTCTTAGTGAAGCTTGTTTTGACGATGAACAGTATATAAAAATGCAAGCGAAAAAAGCATTGGAAACGATTATCCACACAAAAACAGAGCATACGATTATTTTTAATATAGCCCCTTTTTTAACGTTGCCAAAATCTTTACAAAGGAGAGTCATTCATCTAATATTAAACTATCTTTATCATGAATCTCAGTTCATTTCTTTCGTTCATATAGAACAATTGTTACAGTTGGTACAAAAGAAAGGCCCGGCAAAAGAAATCCATTTGCCGATGGGATTGCTAATTCAAATATCCTATGACCGATGTATTTGTTCTTTTCAACAACCAACAGAGGCTTCCTCGTACCGATATGAACTGAAAGAAACGGAAGAACTTTCGTTAGAAGTAGGAACGATTACGGCACAATATAAAGAAATGATAGAAGAGGATAAAGGTACATCGATTTGTTATGTCCCGCGTTCGTTTTATTCGTTCCCCTTTTACGTTCGATCTAGAAAACAAGGAGATCGAATGGCATTACCGAACGGGGGGACAAAAAAGATCAAGGATTTATTTATCGATGCAAAAATGACTCGATATGAACGTGACAGATGGCCGCTCGTGACAGATAGCAAAGATCGCATCATCTGGGTGCCGAATGTGAAACATTCTTCCCTTTTAAACGTAAAAGAAGAGGAAAAAGGGTTTATTATGTTAAAATTTAAAGAAGTGTAG
- the hpt gene encoding hypoxanthine phosphoribosyltransferase: MEQDIQEVLLTEEEIQAKVREMAAQLSKEYAHSFPLVIGILKGAMPFMSDLTRRMDIYLEMDFMDVSSYGASTKSSGEVKIIKDLDASMEGRDVILVEDIIDSGLTLNYLVELFKHRNAKSIKIVTLLDKPAGRKVDLVPDMKGYTVPDAFVVGYGLDYAERYRNLPYIGILKPDVYEG; this comes from the coding sequence ATGGAACAAGACATTCAAGAAGTTTTATTAACAGAAGAGGAAATTCAAGCGAAAGTGCGTGAAATGGCCGCGCAATTATCGAAAGAATATGCACATTCATTTCCGCTTGTGATTGGTATTTTAAAAGGCGCAATGCCGTTTATGTCTGATTTAACGAGACGGATGGATATTTATTTAGAAATGGACTTTATGGATGTTTCTAGTTATGGTGCATCAACAAAATCGTCCGGGGAAGTAAAAATTATTAAAGATTTGGATGCTTCTATGGAAGGGCGCGACGTTATTTTAGTGGAAGATATTATTGATTCAGGTTTAACATTAAACTATTTAGTGGAATTATTTAAACATCGTAATGCAAAATCAATCAAGATTGTGACGTTGCTTGATAAACCTGCGGGACGTAAAGTCGATTTAGTACCAGATATGAAAGGGTACACCGTTCCAGATGCGTTTGTGGTAGGATATGGATTAGATTATGCAGAACGATATCGCAATTTACCGTACATCGGAATTTTAAAACCAGATGTATACGAAGGGTAA